A DNA window from Merismopedia glauca CCAP 1448/3 contains the following coding sequences:
- a CDS encoding DUF29 domain-containing protein, translating into MQILTKNDLKNIYELDEHLWLQETIKILKENRLNDLDVDNLIEELEDLSKKDRNRVSNFLEQIVRHILLLQYWTIEYERNQNHWRAEIQSFRTQLRKYLTTNLHNHLTDELELIYQDGLEYVREKAGFSVDFPQNCPYTLEQLLDKNWFPGH; encoded by the coding sequence ATGCAAATTTTAACTAAAAACGATTTAAAAAATATTTATGAACTTGACGAGCATCTCTGGTTGCAAGAAACGATTAAAATCCTCAAAGAAAATCGTTTAAATGACCTAGATGTAGATAATTTGATTGAAGAATTAGAAGACTTGAGTAAGAAAGATAGAAATCGAGTCAGCAATTTTCTAGAACAAATAGTTAGACATATTTTATTACTGCAATATTGGACAATAGAATATGAAAGAAACCAAAATCACTGGCGAGCAGAAATACAAAGTTTTCGGACTCAACTCAGAAAATATTTAACCACTAATTTACATAACCATCTAACTGATGAACTAGAATTAATCTATCAAGATGGTTTGGAATATGTTCGAGAAAAAGCGGGATTTTCGGTAGATTTTCCTCAAAATTGTCCCTATACACTAGAACAGCTATTAGATAAAAATTGGTTTCCTGGTCACTAA